From Brevibacillus marinus, a single genomic window includes:
- the rsmA gene encoding 16S rRNA (adenine(1518)-N(6)/adenine(1519)-N(6))-dimethyltransferase RsmA, with protein sequence MVRPQARDIATLSRTRELLEKYGFSFKKSLGQNFLIDPNILQRIVSVAQLSRDKAVVEIGPGIGALTEVLCRAAGKVLAIEIDQRLLPILQESLAPYDNVQIVHGDVLKLDLHRLLAEHLSAYEQVSVVANLPYYVTSPILMKLLEERLPLERIVVMIQKEVAARVAAEPGSKDYGSLSVAVQFYAEAEVAMTVPAGVFIPRPNVDSAVLNLRLRERPAVAVEDEQLFFRVVRACFAQRRKTLYNNLLHNLFGKENKEQVISLLQAVGLDPMRRGETLSLAEFARLANEFARLRQAAASGNERV encoded by the coding sequence ATGGTGCGGCCTCAGGCAAGGGACATCGCCACCCTGTCCCGGACGCGCGAACTGCTGGAGAAGTACGGTTTCTCGTTTAAAAAAAGTTTGGGGCAAAACTTCCTGATCGATCCCAACATCCTGCAGAGGATCGTCTCCGTGGCGCAATTGTCGCGGGACAAAGCGGTAGTGGAGATCGGTCCCGGAATCGGTGCCTTGACCGAGGTGCTCTGCCGAGCCGCGGGGAAGGTGCTGGCCATCGAGATCGACCAACGGCTGCTGCCGATTTTGCAGGAGAGTTTGGCTCCTTACGACAACGTGCAGATCGTGCATGGCGACGTCTTGAAGCTGGATCTGCATCGGCTTTTGGCGGAACATCTCTCTGCCTACGAGCAGGTCAGCGTCGTCGCCAACCTGCCCTATTACGTGACCAGTCCGATCCTCATGAAACTGCTGGAAGAACGGCTGCCGTTGGAGCGAATCGTCGTCATGATCCAGAAGGAAGTGGCCGCGCGCGTTGCGGCGGAGCCCGGCTCCAAGGACTACGGTTCGTTAAGCGTGGCCGTGCAGTTTTACGCGGAAGCGGAAGTGGCGATGACCGTGCCGGCTGGTGTGTTCATCCCCAGGCCAAATGTCGATTCGGCGGTGCTCAACCTGAGGCTGCGCGAACGCCCTGCGGTGGCGGTCGAGGATGAACAACTGTTCTTTCGCGTGGTCCGGGCTTGTTTTGCGCAGCGCCGCAAGACGCTCTATAACAACCTGCTGCACAATTTGTTCGGCAAGGAAAACAAGGAGCAGGTCATCTCGCTCCTGCAGGCGGTCGGGCTCGATCCGATGCGCAGGGGGGAGACGCTCTCGCTGGCCGAGTTTGCCCGCCTTGCCAACGAATTTGCGCGCTTGCGCCAGGCTGCAGCGAGCGGGAACGAGCGCGTTTAG
- the veg gene encoding biofilm formation stimulator Veg, which translates to MARNALMDIKRSLDPHVGERILLKANGGRRKTVERTGILEETYPSVFVVKLDDDQLFERVSYSYADILTETVELTVCRDDEHIRITVVQQ; encoded by the coding sequence ATGGCCAGAAATGCGTTAATGGACATTAAACGCAGTTTGGATCCCCATGTTGGAGAGCGCATCCTGCTCAAAGCCAATGGTGGTCGCCGTAAGACCGTCGAGCGGACGGGCATCCTCGAAGAGACATATCCATCAGTGTTTGTCGTGAAGCTTGACGACGATCAGTTGTTCGAAAGAGTTTCTTACAGCTATGCAGATATCTTGACGGAAACAGTGGAACTGACTGTTTGTCGGGATGATGAACATATTCGCATCACCGTTGTTCAACAGTAG
- a CDS encoding small, acid-soluble spore protein, alpha/beta type: protein MGRRRGIMSEAFKYELAKELGFYDTVVREGWGGIKARDAGNMVKRAIEIAEEALAKQNRQANTR from the coding sequence GTGGGTCGCAGACGCGGCATCATGTCGGAAGCATTCAAGTACGAGCTCGCGAAGGAACTGGGTTTTTACGACACCGTAGTCCGTGAAGGCTGGGGTGGGATCAAAGCGCGAGACGCCGGAAACATGGTGAAGCGTGCCATTGAGATCGCCGAGGAAGCGTTGGCCAAGCAAAACCGACAAGCAAACACTCGTTGA
- the ispE gene encoding 4-(cytidine 5'-diphospho)-2-C-methyl-D-erythritol kinase gives MRISVKAPAKINLTLDVLAKRPDGYHEVEMVMTTVDLADRIDLTLLEEDGITLDCSASFVPLDERNHAYKAAQLLRDRYGVKKGVRIYIDKQIPVAAGLGGGSSDAAAVLRGLNSLWGLNLSLAELARIGAEIGSDVPFCVYGGTALARGRGEIVTPLGPPAPCWVVLAKPPLGVSTADVYGSLRVDKIARHPRTDAMLKAIERQDFRLMCDSLGNVLEEVTLPRHAQVRQIKELMRDSGADGVLMSGSGPTVFALVQKQAKVYRIYNALRGFVKEVFAVRMLGGSEAEILA, from the coding sequence ATGCGGATCTCAGTCAAAGCCCCGGCCAAAATTAACCTGACATTGGATGTGCTGGCCAAGCGCCCGGACGGGTATCACGAAGTGGAAATGGTGATGACGACGGTGGATTTGGCTGACCGAATCGATCTGACCTTGCTTGAGGAGGACGGAATTACCCTGGATTGTTCCGCCAGCTTCGTCCCGTTGGACGAGCGGAATCATGCATACAAGGCGGCCCAATTGCTGCGGGACCGGTACGGTGTAAAAAAAGGCGTACGGATATACATTGACAAGCAGATCCCCGTAGCGGCCGGACTCGGCGGCGGCAGCAGCGATGCCGCCGCGGTTTTGCGCGGCCTCAATTCGCTGTGGGGATTAAACCTGTCGTTGGCGGAGTTGGCGCGGATCGGCGCAGAGATTGGCTCTGACGTACCGTTTTGCGTATACGGCGGAACCGCTCTCGCCCGCGGGCGGGGAGAGATTGTGACGCCGCTCGGCCCCCCTGCTCCTTGCTGGGTGGTGCTGGCCAAGCCGCCGCTGGGCGTCTCTACGGCAGATGTGTACGGCAGCTTGCGGGTGGACAAGATTGCCCGGCACCCCCGGACCGATGCCATGCTGAAAGCGATTGAGCGCCAGGATTTCCGGCTGATGTGCGATTCGTTGGGCAACGTATTGGAGGAGGTTACGCTTCCGCGTCACGCTCAGGTACGGCAAATCAAGGAGCTGATGCGGGACTCGGGAGCGGATGGCGTGCTGATGTCGGGCAGCGGCCCAACCGTTTTTGCGCTGGTGCAGAAACAGGCGAAAGTATACCGGATTTACAACGCGTTGCGCGGATTTGTCAAAGAAGTCTTTGCCGTGCGCATGTTGGGCGGCTCGGAAGCAGAAATACTTGCGTAA
- the purR gene encoding pur operon repressor — MKKLRRSARLVDMTQHLLAHPHRLIPLTLFSEQYGAAKSSISEDLTIIKEAFESEGIGVLRTVAGAAGGVKFIPQTKEERAVFFMNELTAKLQNPERLLPGGYLYMSDILGDPSTLDKIGKLFATAFAEQEAEVVMTVETKGIPLAYATARYLNVPVVIVRRDNKVTEGSVVSINYVSGSSKRIQTMSLARRALAEASRVLIVDDFMKAGGTIRGMIDLLQEFKATVVGCGVFVEAADVAERLVDDYISLARLRDVDLKEKHIEIELGSYFTK, encoded by the coding sequence ATGAAAAAATTGCGCAGAAGCGCACGCCTGGTAGACATGACACAGCATTTGCTCGCCCATCCGCACAGGTTGATTCCGCTTACCCTGTTTTCCGAACAGTACGGGGCAGCCAAGTCTTCGATCAGTGAAGATTTGACGATTATCAAGGAAGCGTTTGAGAGCGAAGGAATCGGCGTGCTGCGGACGGTTGCGGGTGCAGCGGGCGGGGTCAAGTTCATTCCGCAGACAAAGGAAGAACGTGCGGTTTTTTTTATGAACGAGCTGACGGCGAAGCTCCAGAATCCGGAACGCCTGCTTCCGGGAGGCTATTTGTACATGTCTGATATTCTCGGCGATCCGTCCACCCTTGACAAAATTGGCAAGCTGTTCGCGACTGCCTTTGCGGAGCAGGAAGCGGAAGTGGTGATGACCGTGGAGACCAAAGGGATCCCGCTGGCCTACGCCACTGCCCGCTATCTCAACGTCCCGGTGGTGATCGTGCGTCGCGACAACAAGGTGACGGAAGGATCGGTTGTCAGCATCAATTACGTCTCCGGTTCCAGCAAGCGAATCCAGACGATGTCGTTGGCTCGCCGCGCCCTGGCGGAAGCGTCGCGGGTGCTGATCGTCGACGATTTCATGAAAGCGGGCGGCACCATTCGCGGCATGATTGATCTCTTGCAGGAGTTCAAGGCAACCGTGGTCGGCTGCGGCGTCTTCGTCGAAGCCGCTGACGTGGCGGAGCGGCTGGTGGATGACTACATCTCGCTGGCCAGACTGCGCGATGTTGACCTCAAGGAAAAGCACATCGAAATTGAGTTAGGAAGTTATTTTACCAAATAA
- a CDS encoding RidA family protein, whose amino-acid sequence MSKLSYVATDKAPAAIGPYSQAVKAGPFLFTSGQIPLKPDGTLVTGDVAEQTHQVFANLQAILEEAGASLRDVVKATVFIQDMNDFASLNEVYAQYFGDHRPARSTVEVARLPKDVRVEIEVVAYLGG is encoded by the coding sequence ATGAGCAAACTGAGCTATGTTGCAACCGACAAGGCACCGGCAGCGATCGGCCCGTACAGCCAGGCGGTAAAAGCGGGACCTTTTCTCTTTACTTCGGGGCAGATCCCGCTGAAGCCGGACGGGACCTTAGTGACAGGTGACGTGGCAGAACAGACCCATCAGGTGTTCGCCAATCTGCAGGCGATCCTGGAGGAAGCGGGGGCTTCCTTGCGCGATGTGGTCAAAGCGACGGTCTTTATTCAGGACATGAACGACTTTGCCAGCTTGAATGAAGTGTACGCGCAGTATTTTGGCGATCACCGCCCGGCCCGCTCGACCGTGGAGGTAGCGCGGCTGCCCAAGGATGTCCGCGTGGAAATTGAGGTTGTCGCCTATTTGGGAGGATAG
- the spoVG gene encoding septation regulator SpoVG — MEVTDVRLRRVNTDGRMKAIASITIDHEFVVHDIRVIDGNNGMFVAMPSKRTPDGEFRDIAHPISSATREKIQSAVLAEYERVGQEEEALETGA; from the coding sequence ATGGAAGTAACAGATGTTAGACTCCGCCGCGTCAACACGGATGGCAGAATGAAAGCGATTGCATCAATTACGATTGACCATGAATTCGTGGTTCACGATATCCGCGTAATTGACGGCAACAATGGCATGTTCGTGGCCATGCCGAGCAAGCGTACGCCGGATGGCGAGTTCCGCGATATTGCCCATCCGATTTCCTCGGCAACGCGCGAAAAGATTCAGAGTGCCGTACTGGCGGAATACGAGCGGGTTGGCCAGGAAGAGGAAGCCTTGGAAACGGGCGCCTGA
- the glmU gene encoding bifunctional UDP-N-acetylglucosamine diphosphorylase/glucosamine-1-phosphate N-acetyltransferase GlmU, translated as MSNRYAVVLAAGQGTRMKSKLHKVLHPVCGKPMVQHVLDTLAAMNVHDVVVVVGHDAETVKSTLGEGITYALQEKQLGTAHAVQQAQPFLKDKHGTTLILYGDVPLLTPETLTALIDHHHAQGAAATVMTAHLADPTGYGRIVRDEAGEVLRIVEHKDASETERKIQEINTGIYCFDNEKMWGVLAQVGNDNVQGEYYLTDCIELLRQAGEKVTAFILAEPAEASGVNDRVQLAEVEAYMRRRICERHMRNGVTIVDPAHTYIDSDVTIGADTIIHPGTYLRGRTQIGADCVIGPQADLTDVVIADKVSLSYAVIKGSQVETEAVVGPYAQVRPGSRIGSKVKVGNFVELKNADVGAGSKIPHLSYVGDAEIGESVNIGCGTITVNYDGAVKHKTIVEDHAFIGCNSNLIAPIRVGKHAYVAAGSTVNQDVPADALAIARERQVNKLGYANKLPRKQGKQQEN; from the coding sequence ATGTCGAATCGATACGCCGTGGTTCTCGCCGCGGGGCAAGGAACGAGGATGAAGTCCAAACTGCACAAGGTGCTCCATCCCGTCTGCGGCAAACCAATGGTTCAACACGTGCTGGACACCCTGGCCGCGATGAATGTGCACGACGTAGTGGTCGTGGTAGGACATGACGCTGAAACGGTGAAGAGTACGCTGGGCGAGGGCATCACCTACGCCCTGCAGGAGAAGCAGCTGGGCACAGCACACGCTGTCCAACAGGCACAGCCTTTCCTCAAAGACAAGCACGGAACGACATTGATTTTGTACGGAGACGTACCCCTTCTTACCCCAGAAACGCTGACGGCGCTGATCGACCACCATCACGCGCAGGGAGCGGCTGCCACCGTGATGACGGCTCATCTGGCCGATCCCACCGGATATGGGCGCATTGTCCGCGACGAGGCGGGCGAAGTGCTGCGCATTGTGGAACACAAAGACGCGAGCGAAACGGAACGAAAGATTCAAGAAATTAATACGGGAATTTATTGTTTTGACAATGAAAAAATGTGGGGAGTCCTGGCGCAGGTAGGAAATGATAACGTGCAAGGGGAGTATTATTTGACCGACTGCATCGAGTTGCTGCGGCAGGCCGGAGAAAAAGTAACCGCTTTTATTTTGGCTGAGCCGGCAGAAGCAAGCGGGGTGAACGATCGGGTGCAGTTGGCCGAGGTGGAAGCGTATATGCGCAGGCGGATCTGCGAGCGGCACATGCGAAACGGCGTGACGATCGTCGATCCCGCCCATACGTATATCGACAGCGATGTCACCATCGGCGCGGACACCATTATCCATCCGGGCACGTACCTGCGCGGCCGCACCCAGATCGGGGCCGACTGCGTGATTGGACCTCAGGCCGATCTGACAGATGTGGTCATTGCCGACAAGGTATCTCTCTCATACGCTGTAATAAAGGGCAGCCAAGTGGAGACGGAAGCTGTGGTCGGGCCGTACGCCCAGGTGCGCCCCGGTTCCCGTATCGGCAGCAAGGTGAAAGTCGGCAACTTTGTCGAACTGAAAAATGCGGACGTGGGAGCGGGCAGCAAGATCCCTCACCTCAGCTACGTGGGCGACGCCGAGATCGGCGAGTCGGTGAACATCGGCTGCGGTACGATCACCGTAAATTACGACGGTGCGGTTAAGCACAAGACCATCGTCGAAGACCATGCCTTTATCGGCTGTAATAGCAACCTGATTGCCCCGATCCGCGTAGGCAAACATGCGTATGTGGCAGCCGGGTCCACCGTTAACCAGGATGTTCCGGCTGATGCGCTGGCGATTGCGCGTGAACGACAGGTGAACAAGCTGGGTTACGCGAACAAACTGCCTCGTAAACAGGGGAAACAGCAAGAAAACTAG
- a CDS encoding ribose-phosphate diphosphokinase, which produces MANYRDPKLKVFTCNANPQLAQEIVDHIGLPLGNAEAIRFSDGEIQIKLNESVRGADVFVIQSTSAPVNEHLMELLVMVDALKRASAKSINVVIPYYGYARQDRKARARDPITAKLVANLIETAGAHRVITMDLHATQIQGFFDIPVDHLLGVPILANYFSQKGLSDVVVVSPDHGGVTRARKLAERLEAPIAIIDKRRPEPNVAEVMNIVGNIDGRTAIIIDDIIDTAGTISLAANALVEAGAKEVYACCTHPVLSGPAIERIKNSPIRELVVTNTIPLPPDKMIDKIKVLSVAPIIGEAIIRVHEELSVSKLFD; this is translated from the coding sequence ATGGCGAACTACCGCGACCCCAAACTGAAAGTATTTACTTGCAATGCAAATCCACAATTGGCCCAAGAGATTGTCGATCATATCGGACTTCCCCTGGGCAATGCCGAGGCGATTCGGTTTAGCGATGGCGAAATTCAGATCAAGCTGAACGAGAGTGTACGGGGGGCCGACGTATTTGTCATCCAGTCGACCAGCGCGCCGGTCAACGAGCATTTGATGGAACTGTTGGTCATGGTGGATGCGTTGAAGCGGGCCTCGGCCAAGAGTATCAACGTGGTCATCCCCTATTACGGCTACGCACGGCAGGACCGCAAAGCGCGTGCCCGCGACCCGATCACCGCAAAACTGGTCGCCAACCTGATTGAAACAGCAGGGGCCCATCGGGTGATTACGATGGATCTGCATGCCACGCAAATCCAGGGCTTCTTTGACATCCCCGTGGATCACCTCTTGGGAGTTCCGATTTTGGCCAATTATTTTTCCCAAAAAGGGTTATCCGACGTCGTGGTGGTTTCGCCTGATCATGGCGGGGTGACACGTGCCCGCAAGCTGGCCGAACGCCTGGAAGCGCCGATCGCGATCATCGACAAGCGGCGTCCCGAGCCCAATGTGGCCGAGGTCATGAATATCGTCGGGAATATTGACGGGAGAACGGCGATCATCATCGATGACATCATCGATACGGCGGGGACCATCTCGCTTGCAGCCAACGCGCTGGTGGAAGCGGGGGCCAAGGAGGTCTACGCCTGCTGTACGCATCCGGTGCTCTCCGGACCGGCGATCGAGCGGATCAAGAACTCCCCGATTCGCGAACTGGTCGTGACCAACACGATTCCGCTTCCACCTGACAAAATGATCGACAAGATCAAGGTGCTTTCCGTGGCTCCGATCATCGGAGAGGCGATCATCCGGGTGCACGAGGAACTGTCGGTCAGCAAGTTGTTTGACTAA
- a CDS encoding 50S ribosomal protein L25 codes for METIEAQKRQTGPGSKAKALRRSGWIPAVVYGKKVKNLPLQVRGQELQQLLRQEGISRPFLLRVDGQEYTVMVYERQYHPVHGELLHVDFKQIDMRERVHTTVPLVLVGKPESGVASLARHSLDVVCLPSDIPESIPVRVEGLQAGDVMVVKDLDIPPNIEVDVDEMEVIVSVLAPQAIPAAPAEAEEEAEVEKAEQTGAGT; via the coding sequence GTGGAAACAATCGAGGCGCAAAAACGGCAAACCGGGCCGGGCAGCAAGGCAAAAGCGCTGCGGCGGTCGGGCTGGATTCCCGCTGTCGTGTACGGGAAGAAAGTGAAAAACCTGCCGCTGCAGGTGCGCGGACAGGAGCTGCAGCAATTGCTGCGGCAGGAGGGAATCAGCAGGCCGTTTCTCCTGCGGGTGGATGGACAGGAATACACCGTGATGGTGTACGAGCGGCAGTACCATCCGGTCCATGGAGAGCTATTGCATGTGGACTTTAAACAAATCGACATGAGGGAACGGGTGCACACGACGGTGCCGCTTGTTCTCGTGGGAAAGCCGGAAAGCGGTGTGGCGTCGCTTGCCCGCCACAGTCTGGACGTCGTCTGTCTGCCGAGCGATATCCCCGAGTCGATCCCCGTACGGGTGGAGGGGTTGCAGGCGGGCGATGTGATGGTGGTCAAAGATCTCGACATCCCGCCGAACATCGAAGTAGATGTGGATGAGATGGAAGTGATTGTGAGTGTCCTGGCGCCGCAAGCGATCCCCGCTGCGCCAGCGGAAGCGGAGGAGGAAGCAGAAGTGGAGAAGGCGGAGCAGACGGGTGCAGGGACCTAA